The following are from one region of the Jatrophihabitans telluris genome:
- a CDS encoding multicopper oxidase domain-containing protein — protein sequence MTENPLPRGLSRRTFLAGGAGVLGAAAVGTRLTSAHAATPMVAAVPKPTDPSSVNVHLVGTDGWVAMPGAPDDAPFFPDTLAPSPFNTYVFGFRNVSGFSPSQIAAERGKAQISAPMMYFDEEDDIFITLTNLGLSQRPDLYDGHTLHWHGFVNAIPLFDGVPELSLAVPIGRDFTYFYKPHDAGTYMYHCHFEDVEHVQMGMTGMVFVRPRQNQTKHGVDPAFAAGRPTPWGGTVASTIPPGKYAYNDYDGSTRYDREFAFMVTELWSAAHYRDAHIQVNDWTDYDPSFWLLNGRAYPDTVAPNSGTAGANVFPSGALPVLGADPAATANRLQYQPISSLISCEVNNKVLLRLSNLGYQNHAFTVDNIDLSVIAKDGSLLKGRDGTVNYLTTNTVDLGPGESRDVIFTAPSQPGRYLLYDRHYSYLNNGGGAGYGGMVTEIRVGAAGSLGAQSQPNH from the coding sequence GTGACCGAGAATCCCCTCCCGCGCGGCCTGAGCCGACGGACCTTCCTGGCCGGCGGAGCAGGCGTGCTCGGAGCAGCCGCCGTAGGCACCCGCCTGACCAGTGCGCATGCGGCGACGCCGATGGTCGCCGCCGTGCCGAAGCCGACCGACCCCAGTTCGGTGAACGTGCACCTCGTGGGCACCGACGGCTGGGTCGCGATGCCCGGCGCTCCGGACGATGCGCCGTTCTTTCCCGACACGTTGGCACCGTCGCCCTTCAACACCTACGTCTTCGGCTTCCGCAATGTCAGCGGATTCAGCCCGAGCCAGATCGCGGCCGAACGCGGCAAGGCTCAGATCAGTGCACCGATGATGTACTTCGACGAAGAGGACGACATCTTCATCACCCTGACCAACCTCGGGCTGTCCCAGCGACCCGATCTCTACGACGGGCACACCCTGCACTGGCACGGTTTCGTCAACGCGATCCCGCTTTTCGACGGAGTGCCCGAGCTGTCGCTGGCCGTGCCGATCGGGCGCGATTTCACCTACTTCTACAAGCCCCACGACGCCGGCACCTACATGTATCACTGCCACTTCGAGGACGTCGAGCACGTGCAGATGGGCATGACCGGCATGGTCTTCGTCCGTCCGCGGCAGAACCAGACCAAGCACGGCGTGGACCCCGCCTTCGCCGCCGGGAGGCCCACCCCATGGGGCGGCACCGTGGCCAGCACCATCCCGCCGGGCAAGTACGCCTACAACGACTACGACGGCTCCACCCGCTACGACCGGGAATTCGCGTTCATGGTCACCGAGCTCTGGTCGGCCGCCCACTACCGCGACGCCCACATCCAGGTCAACGACTGGACGGACTACGACCCGAGCTTCTGGTTGCTCAACGGGCGCGCCTACCCCGACACCGTGGCCCCGAACTCCGGCACGGCCGGCGCGAACGTGTTCCCCTCCGGCGCCCTTCCGGTGCTGGGTGCGGACCCGGCCGCGACGGCCAATCGCCTGCAGTACCAGCCGATATCTTCGTTGATCAGCTGCGAGGTGAACAACAAGGTCCTGCTGCGGCTGTCCAACCTCGGCTACCAGAATCACGCCTTCACCGTCGACAACATCGACCTGAGCGTGATCGCCAAGGACGGCAGCCTGCTCAAGGGCCGCGACGGAACCGTCAACTACCTCACGACCAACACGGTCGATCTCGGTCCCGGGGAAAGTCGCGATGTCATCTTCACCGCGCCGTCGCAACCGGGCCGTTACCTGCTCTATGACCGTCACTACTCCTACCTGAACAACGGTGGGGGCGCCGGCTACGGCGGCATGGTCACCGAAATCCGGGTCGGCGCCGCCGGCAGCCTCGGCGCCCAGTCCCAACCCAACCACTGA
- a CDS encoding multicopper oxidase domain-containing protein produces the protein MKHVQKPWLRRMALVAAIASTVATVVSVAPVSAATTGNSEGMQCETNSRSTFNLTAADGYISTPDGNSIYMWSYGDATSGFQLPGPTLCVTEGATVTVVLHNSLPEPTSILFPGQSGVLADGKAAQPQYTTDAAPALTSLVQSASANGGSVTYQFTAGTPGTYLYTSGTDVKKQQQMGMFGALVVRPLGSPVNQVNRRTDSAFAPGKEYLFLLSEVDPDVHLAVERNQPIDWSSYRARYFMINGRSMPDTLAPNNASWLPNQPYGALVHVKPWDAANNPLPATIRYLNAGTVNYPFHPHGSDERVIDKDGHPLVGPSGQDLSYLKYDLDVGPGQTLDTLMDWHSEYDVTNKPIPTQLPTITDQLLVGTDTWFSESGYLGTKNPTPTTITNNNECGEYYHIAHSHALQQATNYGATFGGMMTLFRIDPPSGCPTK, from the coding sequence ATGAAACATGTGCAGAAGCCCTGGCTTCGCCGGATGGCCCTGGTCGCCGCGATTGCGTCGACGGTGGCCACTGTCGTCTCGGTCGCGCCGGTGTCGGCGGCGACCACGGGCAACAGCGAAGGTATGCAGTGCGAGACCAACTCGCGCTCGACGTTCAATCTCACCGCCGCCGACGGATACATCTCCACACCGGACGGCAACTCCATCTACATGTGGAGCTACGGCGACGCCACCAGCGGGTTCCAGTTGCCTGGGCCGACTTTGTGCGTCACCGAGGGTGCCACGGTCACCGTCGTGCTGCACAACAGCCTTCCCGAGCCGACGTCGATCCTGTTCCCCGGGCAGTCCGGGGTGCTCGCCGACGGCAAGGCCGCGCAGCCGCAGTACACCACCGACGCGGCGCCGGCCCTGACCTCGCTCGTGCAGTCGGCCTCGGCCAACGGCGGCTCGGTGACCTACCAGTTCACCGCCGGGACGCCGGGAACCTACCTCTACACCAGCGGTACCGACGTGAAGAAGCAGCAGCAGATGGGCATGTTCGGCGCCCTGGTCGTTCGCCCGTTGGGCTCGCCGGTCAATCAGGTCAACCGCCGCACCGACTCGGCCTTCGCACCGGGCAAGGAATACCTGTTCCTGCTCTCGGAGGTGGACCCGGACGTGCACCTGGCGGTCGAGCGCAACCAGCCGATCGACTGGTCGAGCTATCGGGCCCGGTACTTCATGATCAACGGCCGGTCGATGCCGGACACGCTCGCGCCCAACAACGCCTCGTGGCTGCCGAACCAGCCCTACGGCGCGCTGGTGCACGTCAAGCCGTGGGACGCGGCCAACAACCCGTTGCCGGCCACGATCCGCTATCTCAATGCCGGGACCGTGAACTACCCGTTCCACCCCCACGGCAGTGATGAGCGGGTAATCGACAAGGACGGCCATCCGCTGGTCGGCCCGAGCGGGCAGGACCTGAGCTACCTCAAGTACGACCTCGACGTCGGTCCCGGGCAGACCCTGGACACCTTGATGGACTGGCACAGCGAATACGACGTGACCAACAAGCCGATTCCCACCCAGCTGCCCACGATCACCGACCAGTTGCTGGTCGGTACCGACACCTGGTTCTCCGAAAGCGGCTACCTGGGGACGAAGAATCCGACTCCGACCACCATCACCAACAACAACGAGTGCGGCGAGTACTACCACATCGCGCACAGCCACGCCTTGCAGCAAGCCACCAACTACGGAGCGACCTTCGGGGGAATGATGACGCTGTTCCGCATCGACCCGCCGTCCGGTTGCCCCACCAAGTGA
- a CDS encoding multicopper oxidase domain-containing protein, producing MRVRIANRRSPRRVTAAALGTTMAALSLVALQAGIAGAGAAELPATARVTAAGLRPAIAPVLGATTPTSVGRLTPRGCTGTGTVACDLYAKAGSTTMPGTVAAIPIWGFATDATSAVTAPGPVLVVNQGDRVTITLHNGLSGQSMSLALPGQQGVSGAGDDLTGAAAGSTAQYTFTASRPGTFTYEAGHTPQGARQVAMGLAGALIVLPSTAGSAYGNPADYPNTTYDDDAVLVLSEIDPALNTSPDPLAFDMRNFAPKYRLVNGHPFPSGTSSIATDYGHKVLVRYVNVGQQTHPMGALGTTQLEVAQDGHPAHYATTVAAESVDPGTTVDSIITMPGNRAMDGTVSATTPTKVGLYETNGSLDNAGALTGDTPAQVGFGGMLVFLDTQAPVNPGDLTGPTSKALTVGPNPSNALSDVTVTATVSDAATGSSAIAAAEYVIDDDAASPIAAASGVPMTLAATGQITTTATGTIPASVLADPTFAAGKHIVYVRAKDVQGNWGAVGSVVLNVPKTGPATTGGSLTPNITNGTVPIDISATGDDSGAGGIITDAEYFLDTPPASSDYGHGTAMSINRQASVVSVDATFDPASLATPLAEGVHHVYVHVKDDLLGSGLWGPVLDLPLSIDRTGPVTQGATLSPPATNGIQGDASNPGYLKLTAQLTDQGVLPQNIVDGEAFLSTVKADGTGLQLIAMDGKLDSPDEHVYALIPLSQIKAYKDGTLKVFVHGQDAAGNWGDATANPATLVIDRIAPKLTGLSGVLGPFGQPGVALSSAVTEANTLSAAEVWTTNTDPGVGKATPATLSVSNGVVTALASMPATAGAYNFHLRVRDQAGNWSNAVQATVSVFNSALQNTTGWSRSGSPLPSVSAAAKLPNNDEPGSTLGLPVNGSNTASAQFLASAVSSAQGYHARFRFAANTLNSQGATNTVTIFSATTATGLTSNTATNDVFSLQYQGSGNTAQIRGVLGTATTAWITIGTGPHTIGLDFKGGATSSLTLTMDGTALGVTGGATTAIRSNRLGFVRNGGTGLTSTGTAYFDSFFSVFSVTP from the coding sequence ATGAGAGTTCGTATCGCCAATCGCCGTTCGCCCCGGCGGGTCACCGCCGCGGCGCTCGGGACCACGATGGCCGCGCTGTCGCTGGTCGCGTTGCAGGCCGGCATCGCCGGAGCCGGGGCCGCTGAGCTGCCGGCTACGGCCCGGGTCACGGCGGCCGGGCTTCGTCCGGCCATCGCGCCGGTACTGGGAGCGACGACGCCGACCTCGGTCGGGCGCCTGACCCCGCGCGGTTGCACCGGCACCGGCACCGTCGCCTGCGACCTGTACGCCAAGGCCGGTTCCACCACCATGCCCGGCACCGTCGCGGCCATCCCGATCTGGGGATTCGCCACCGACGCCACCAGCGCGGTCACCGCGCCGGGGCCGGTACTGGTGGTCAACCAGGGCGATCGCGTCACCATCACCCTGCACAACGGGTTGAGCGGACAGTCGATGTCGCTCGCGCTGCCCGGCCAGCAGGGCGTCAGCGGCGCCGGCGACGACCTCACCGGGGCGGCCGCCGGTTCCACCGCGCAGTACACGTTCACGGCCTCTCGTCCGGGGACCTTCACCTACGAGGCCGGTCACACCCCGCAGGGGGCGCGCCAGGTGGCGATGGGTCTGGCCGGCGCGCTGATCGTGCTGCCCAGCACGGCCGGTTCGGCCTACGGCAATCCAGCCGACTACCCGAACACCACCTATGACGACGACGCGGTCCTCGTGCTCAGCGAGATCGATCCCGCGCTGAACACCAGCCCTGACCCGCTGGCCTTCGACATGCGCAACTTCGCGCCGAAGTACCGGCTGGTCAACGGTCATCCGTTCCCATCCGGCACGAGTTCGATCGCGACCGATTACGGCCACAAGGTGCTGGTGCGCTACGTGAACGTAGGCCAGCAGACGCATCCGATGGGCGCGCTCGGCACGACCCAGCTGGAAGTCGCGCAGGACGGCCATCCGGCGCATTACGCCACCACCGTCGCGGCCGAGTCGGTCGACCCGGGCACCACCGTGGACTCGATCATCACGATGCCGGGCAACCGGGCGATGGACGGCACGGTCAGTGCCACCACCCCGACGAAGGTCGGCCTCTACGAAACCAACGGCAGCCTGGACAACGCCGGCGCACTGACCGGCGACACCCCGGCCCAGGTCGGATTCGGCGGCATGCTCGTCTTCCTCGACACCCAGGCGCCGGTCAACCCCGGTGACTTGACCGGTCCGACCTCGAAGGCCCTCACGGTCGGCCCGAATCCGTCCAACGCACTGTCCGACGTCACGGTCACCGCCACCGTCAGCGACGCGGCCACCGGCTCCAGCGCGATCGCCGCCGCCGAGTACGTCATCGACGACGACGCCGCATCACCCATCGCGGCCGCCAGCGGGGTACCGATGACCCTTGCCGCCACGGGCCAAATTACGACGACGGCCACCGGGACCATCCCCGCCAGCGTGCTGGCGGACCCGACCTTCGCCGCGGGCAAGCACATCGTCTACGTTCGCGCCAAGGACGTCCAGGGCAACTGGGGCGCCGTCGGTTCGGTCGTTCTCAACGTTCCCAAGACGGGACCGGCCACGACCGGTGGGTCACTCACGCCGAACATCACCAACGGCACGGTTCCCATCGACATCTCCGCCACCGGTGACGACTCCGGCGCCGGCGGGATCATCACCGACGCCGAGTACTTCCTCGACACCCCACCGGCGAGCTCTGACTACGGTCACGGCACAGCGATGTCCATCAACCGCCAGGCATCCGTGGTGTCGGTGGACGCCACCTTCGATCCCGCGAGCCTGGCGACACCACTGGCCGAAGGCGTGCACCACGTCTACGTCCACGTCAAGGACGACCTGCTGGGCTCGGGACTGTGGGGTCCGGTGCTCGACCTGCCGCTGTCCATCGACCGGACCGGACCGGTCACCCAGGGCGCGACCCTGAGTCCACCGGCCACCAACGGGATCCAGGGCGATGCCAGCAACCCCGGCTACCTCAAGCTGACCGCTCAGCTCACCGATCAGGGTGTGCTGCCGCAGAACATCGTCGACGGCGAAGCCTTCTTGTCGACGGTGAAGGCCGACGGCACCGGCCTGCAGCTGATCGCCATGGACGGCAAGCTCGACAGTCCCGACGAGCACGTCTATGCGCTCATCCCGCTGTCGCAGATCAAGGCCTACAAGGACGGCACCCTCAAGGTGTTCGTGCACGGCCAGGACGCCGCCGGCAACTGGGGTGACGCCACTGCCAACCCGGCGACGCTCGTCATCGACCGGATCGCGCCGAAGCTCACCGGACTCAGCGGCGTGCTCGGACCGTTCGGGCAGCCCGGGGTCGCGTTGAGTTCGGCCGTCACCGAGGCCAACACCCTCAGCGCCGCCGAGGTATGGACCACCAATACCGATCCGGGAGTCGGCAAGGCGACGCCGGCGACCCTGTCGGTGAGCAACGGAGTGGTGACCGCCCTGGCCTCGATGCCCGCCACCGCGGGGGCATACAACTTCCATCTGCGGGTCAGGGATCAAGCCGGAAACTGGAGCAACGCGGTTCAGGCCACCGTCTCGGTGTTCAACAGCGCGCTGCAGAACACCACTGGCTGGAGTCGTAGCGGGTCCCCGTTGCCGAGCGTCTCGGCTGCGGCGAAGCTGCCGAACAACGACGAGCCCGGTTCCACCTTGGGCCTGCCGGTGAACGGGTCCAACACCGCCAGCGCGCAGTTCCTGGCCAGCGCGGTGTCCTCGGCTCAGGGCTACCACGCCCGGTTCCGGTTCGCGGCGAACACGCTGAACTCGCAGGGTGCCACCAACACCGTGACGATCTTCAGCGCCACCACCGCGACCGGTCTCACCAGCAACACCGCGACCAACGACGTGTTCTCGCTGCAGTACCAGGGCAGCGGGAACACAGCCCAGATCCGCGGTGTGCTCGGCACGGCCACCACGGCCTGGATCACCATCGGTACCGGGCCGCACACGATCGGGCTGGACTTCAAGGGAGGAGCCACGTCCAGCCTCACGCTGACCATGGACGGAACCGCTCTCGGCGTGACCGGTGGAGCCACCACAGCCATCCGCTCCAACCGGCTGGGCTTCGTCCGCAACGGTGGCACCGGGCTCACCAGCACGGGAACGGCGTACTTCGACAGCTTCTTCTCGGTCTTCTCGGTGACGCCGTAA
- a CDS encoding copper resistance protein CopC, translated as MTLARHPVAPARHAARPRTPGSRALGLLASAAAILLTAITLTLLLPGAPAGAHAYLESSNPADGAALSAAPHGIRLSFSESVVLGASSVTLVDGDGRRAPVTNLRIEAADPSETEAPVAMVADVPVLAAGVYRLSWQTLSSDDLHRTHGVIVFGVRTQVAAAGQHEPLPRPVEILARWLMFAATALVIGAGLARRAYRDEDSVTARRSARAVLLIGAGTGAGAALALLLYQAVSASVPIGDALTGRYGLGWYVRQAGFVAVALSALFAGDRPREERARPARIGLRSVSVAGLAGVLLGSALTGHGSAGGPTRLTMDALHLGAVSCWIGGLAVILWCGRGAERRAALVRFGRPAGWSVALTVATGLYLAGAETVSLDAIARTFYGRTLVLKVALVVIVGVLGGLNHRRLRRRSGTPRATVLIEAAVGTLVVLLAAVLTSSQPARESIYLAPPAPSVAVDQARADLQQTLTVKPNQPGQNVVSAEVFQTRRPAPGPITTVRIALRRSIRDSWSPAGAAQAAGDGRWSLPIELSTAGALQIQVTTVRAGLPAVVTEFPWTVGVIPGSRPSVLLSDRASGPGLRTAGFLAVLLIGGVAVLLGVSGGHGGDLRARAGGARAGDGGTGPTAPEPGPDGATQDGPAVLALSGKTGAD; from the coding sequence ATGACGCTGGCCCGCCACCCCGTCGCCCCCGCTCGGCACGCGGCGCGTCCGCGAACACCAGGGTCGCGGGCCCTGGGCCTATTGGCGAGTGCGGCGGCGATCCTGCTCACGGCGATCACGCTGACGCTGCTGTTGCCGGGCGCCCCCGCCGGGGCGCACGCGTACCTCGAGTCGAGCAATCCCGCCGACGGGGCGGCACTGTCGGCGGCACCGCACGGCATTCGACTGTCCTTCAGCGAATCCGTCGTCCTCGGTGCCAGCAGCGTGACCCTCGTCGACGGCGACGGTAGGCGGGCGCCGGTGACCAACCTGCGAATCGAGGCCGCCGATCCGAGCGAGACGGAAGCCCCGGTCGCCATGGTGGCAGACGTGCCGGTGTTGGCCGCCGGGGTGTACCGGCTGTCGTGGCAGACGCTGTCGAGCGATGATCTGCACCGCACCCACGGGGTGATCGTCTTCGGTGTGCGTACCCAGGTCGCCGCGGCCGGACAGCACGAGCCGCTCCCCCGGCCGGTTGAGATCCTGGCCCGTTGGCTGATGTTCGCGGCCACCGCCCTGGTGATCGGCGCCGGCCTCGCTCGCCGCGCCTACCGGGACGAGGACTCGGTCACCGCCCGCCGCAGCGCCCGAGCGGTGCTGCTGATCGGGGCCGGGACGGGGGCGGGCGCGGCCCTCGCCCTGCTGCTCTACCAGGCGGTGTCGGCTTCCGTGCCGATCGGCGACGCGCTGACCGGGCGGTACGGCCTGGGCTGGTACGTCCGGCAAGCCGGCTTCGTGGCGGTCGCGCTCAGCGCCCTGTTCGCCGGGGACCGTCCTCGCGAGGAACGGGCCCGCCCGGCCCGCATCGGGCTGCGATCGGTGAGTGTTGCCGGCCTGGCGGGCGTCCTGCTCGGCAGTGCCCTGACCGGGCACGGATCAGCCGGCGGCCCGACCCGGCTGACGATGGATGCCCTTCATCTCGGGGCGGTCTCCTGCTGGATCGGCGGTCTGGCCGTGATCCTGTGGTGCGGTCGCGGGGCCGAGCGCCGAGCCGCGCTGGTGCGCTTCGGACGCCCGGCCGGCTGGAGCGTCGCGTTGACGGTGGCCACCGGCCTCTACCTGGCCGGCGCGGAGACGGTGTCGCTGGACGCCATCGCGCGCACGTTCTACGGACGGACCCTGGTCCTCAAGGTGGCCCTGGTGGTGATCGTGGGTGTGCTGGGGGGCCTCAACCATCGACGCCTGCGCCGCCGGAGCGGGACACCGCGGGCGACGGTGCTCATCGAGGCCGCGGTCGGGACCCTGGTGGTGCTGCTCGCCGCGGTGCTGACCAGCAGCCAACCGGCGCGGGAATCGATCTACCTGGCGCCGCCGGCCCCTTCGGTGGCGGTGGACCAGGCTCGCGCCGACCTTCAGCAGACGTTGACCGTCAAGCCGAATCAGCCCGGGCAGAACGTCGTTTCCGCGGAGGTGTTCCAGACTCGTCGCCCGGCTCCCGGGCCGATCACCACGGTCCGGATCGCGCTGCGCCGGTCGATTCGCGACAGTTGGTCACCGGCCGGCGCGGCACAGGCGGCCGGTGACGGGCGTTGGTCCCTGCCTATCGAGCTGTCCACGGCCGGTGCGCTGCAGATCCAGGTCACGACCGTACGCGCCGGGCTGCCCGCCGTGGTGACCGAATTCCCCTGGACCGTCGGCGTGATCCCGGGAAGCCGACCGAGCGTGCTGCTGTCCGATCGGGCCAGCGGTCCGGGTCTGCGTACGGCCGGATTCCTCGCGGTCCTGCTGATCGGCGGCGTTGCCGTCCTACTCGGCGTCAGCGGCGGCCACGGTGGCGACCTGAGGGCCCGGGCCGGCGGTGCTCGCGCCGGCGATGGCGGGACCGGCCCCACAGCGCCGGAACCCGGGCCCGACGGCGCGACTCAGGACGGGCCCGCGGTCCTGGCCCTGTCCGGCAAGACGGGTGCGGACTGA
- a CDS encoding ferredoxin: MTESPRRLRLDPVACDGVALCAHLAPRQITLDSWGFPIVHGELEHASDVRAARKAVNACPRQALFLETDPAGS; encoded by the coding sequence ATGACTGAGAGCCCGCGCCGGTTGCGCCTGGATCCGGTGGCCTGCGACGGGGTGGCCCTCTGTGCGCATCTGGCTCCACGGCAGATCACCCTTGACAGCTGGGGGTTTCCCATCGTCCACGGCGAACTCGAGCACGCCTCGGACGTTCGTGCCGCCCGCAAAGCGGTCAACGCGTGCCCCCGCCAGGCCCTGTTCCTGGAGACAGATCCCGCCGGATCCTGA
- a CDS encoding NADH-ubiquinone oxidoreductase-F iron-sulfur binding region domain-containing protein gives MSARLQLVEAPDGPEDVLIDGLAVFGPHSDDLVRAPGAQDLAAHGAQLGPRPSATGLAGDELLDAVNGHELAGRGGAAFPVARKWQDFLRAGLGGMVVANGAESEPLSAKDAALLQLRPHLVLDGLASAAEAVGAEETVVWLHESATSSRQAVTRALAERRAHLPSEPAVRIELAAEHYLSGESSVIVNSLSGRRALPSFRRVPATTAGVHGRPTLVHNVETLACIGLLARGQQPDRYLVTVAHGQRRTVVELTPTDRLSRALSRAGVSVRPQAVLLGGYGGTWWSGDRFETLGGTPTGTSTPFGVPRPVLGAGVMLALDERRCGLRYTATIVRYLAQASARQCGPCLFGLPAVADLMQVLADGRPRRRDLPKLERFLAEIDGRGACHHPDGAVRLIRSALQVFAPDVRRHLQSQGCLHD, from the coding sequence GTGAGCGCCCGGCTGCAGCTGGTAGAGGCCCCCGACGGGCCTGAGGACGTTCTCATCGACGGTCTCGCGGTGTTCGGCCCGCACAGCGACGATCTCGTCCGCGCACCGGGTGCGCAGGACCTGGCGGCCCACGGTGCCCAGCTCGGCCCGCGGCCGAGTGCGACCGGCCTGGCCGGAGACGAGTTGCTCGACGCGGTGAACGGTCACGAGCTGGCCGGACGGGGCGGGGCCGCTTTTCCGGTCGCCCGAAAGTGGCAGGACTTCCTGCGTGCGGGTCTGGGTGGGATGGTCGTCGCGAACGGGGCCGAGAGCGAGCCGTTGAGCGCGAAGGACGCCGCGCTGCTGCAGCTGAGACCGCACCTGGTCCTGGACGGGCTGGCCAGCGCGGCCGAAGCCGTCGGCGCGGAAGAAACGGTGGTGTGGTTGCACGAATCGGCCACGTCCAGCCGCCAGGCGGTGACCCGGGCGCTGGCCGAACGGCGTGCCCACCTGCCCTCCGAGCCCGCGGTCCGGATCGAGCTGGCGGCCGAGCACTACCTGTCCGGGGAGTCCAGCGTGATCGTCAACTCCCTGTCCGGTCGCCGCGCATTGCCGTCCTTCCGCCGAGTGCCGGCTACCACTGCGGGCGTGCACGGGCGTCCGACCCTCGTGCACAACGTGGAGACCCTGGCGTGCATCGGCCTGCTGGCCCGCGGACAGCAACCTGACCGATACCTCGTCACCGTCGCGCACGGCCAGCGCCGCACAGTGGTCGAGCTGACGCCAACGGACCGGCTCAGCCGGGCACTGAGCCGGGCTGGGGTGTCCGTGCGCCCACAGGCCGTGCTGCTCGGCGGCTACGGCGGGACCTGGTGGTCCGGTGATCGCTTCGAGACGCTCGGCGGCACCCCGACCGGTACCTCGACTCCATTCGGCGTGCCGCGTCCGGTGCTCGGCGCGGGGGTGATGCTCGCCCTGGACGAGCGCCGATGCGGGCTGCGCTACACCGCAACCATCGTGCGGTACCTGGCGCAGGCCAGCGCCCGCCAGTGCGGACCGTGCCTGTTCGGGCTGCCCGCCGTCGCCGATCTCATGCAGGTGCTGGCCGACGGCCGCCCCCGGCGGCGGGATCTGCCCAAGCTCGAACGCTTCCTGGCCGAGATCGACGGCCGCGGGGCCTGCCACCACCCCGACGGTGCCGTGCGATTGATCCGCAGCGCGTTGCAGGTCTTCGCCCCGGATGTCCGCCGGCATCTGCAGTCCCAGGGCTGTCTGCATGACTGA
- a CDS encoding FAD:protein FMN transferase, with the protein MRATDLPTLDRRWAVVPPVHRFTAMASRISVQLPTSSPDPAGACSEVEEIFSDVERRCSRFDPDSDLSRLNRHPGEWVVVSATCFEAVHEAFLAHRATGGRFDPRVLTSLLAIGYNRSFAFTHKPERTDPVTVDLSATATAASGWAPDFDPDGSAIRLGSHPIDLGGIGKGFALRRARQALVRRRAAESDWFLVEAGGDCVLGGDGPSGAGWSVGVEDPHGGADPSAVLRLSETSCATSSVRHRSWRAGDRPVHHIIDPGTGAPSRGGVLSVTVVDPDPARAEVTSKTLFLAGRSGIAAAAESVGRPAVWVDEAGVVAANSAAATVLTWRPSWP; encoded by the coding sequence ATGCGCGCAACCGATCTGCCCACGCTGGATCGCCGGTGGGCCGTCGTGCCGCCGGTGCACCGATTCACCGCGATGGCCTCCCGAATCTCGGTCCAGTTGCCGACGTCCTCACCCGATCCGGCCGGCGCCTGTTCCGAGGTGGAGGAGATCTTCTCCGACGTCGAGCGGCGATGCTCCCGGTTCGATCCCGACAGTGACCTGTCCCGCCTGAACCGCCATCCCGGCGAGTGGGTGGTGGTGTCGGCGACGTGCTTCGAGGCGGTACACGAGGCCTTCCTCGCCCACCGCGCGACCGGCGGGCGGTTCGATCCCCGCGTACTGACGTCCCTGCTGGCCATCGGTTACAACCGCAGTTTCGCCTTCACGCACAAGCCCGAACGCACCGACCCAGTGACCGTCGACCTCAGTGCCACGGCGACCGCCGCGTCAGGCTGGGCGCCGGATTTCGACCCGGACGGGTCAGCCATCCGGCTCGGCAGCCACCCCATCGACCTGGGTGGCATCGGCAAGGGTTTCGCGTTGCGCCGGGCCCGGCAGGCCCTGGTCCGGAGGCGGGCGGCCGAGTCCGACTGGTTCCTGGTCGAGGCCGGCGGCGATTGTGTGCTCGGCGGGGACGGCCCGTCCGGAGCCGGCTGGTCCGTCGGGGTCGAGGATCCGCATGGGGGTGCGGACCCGTCGGCGGTACTGCGGCTGAGCGAGACCAGCTGTGCCACTTCCTCCGTCCGCCATCGCAGCTGGCGTGCCGGTGACCGCCCGGTGCACCACATCATCGACCCCGGCACCGGAGCACCCAGTCGCGGCGGTGTGCTGTCGGTGACGGTCGTCGATCCCGATCCGGCGCGGGCCGAGGTGACGAGTAAAACCCTGTTCCTGGCGGGCCGATCCGGGATTGCCGCGGCCGCCGAGTCGGTCGGCCGCCCCGCGGTGTGGGTCGACGAGGCCGGCGTGGTGGCGGCGAACTCGGCCGCGGCGACGGTGCTCACCTGGCGGCCCTCATGGCCGTAA
- a CDS encoding RNA polymerase sigma factor, protein MAALSEEAVLAAQRGEPAALNEVYRALSPAVLGYFVSRRVEDPEGLTSEVFLAVLPRLTSVTGGVSGLRSLVFSVAHARHVDDVRRRSRQVPTVGYEPELDTRSSPAAEDAALANDAQARAIELLASLPPDQAEVLRLRILGDLSLEQVSEIMGRSQGAIKQLQRRGLLALRGVLSAGGVTR, encoded by the coding sequence ATGGCGGCTCTGTCCGAGGAAGCGGTGCTGGCTGCGCAACGAGGCGAACCGGCCGCGCTGAACGAGGTATACCGAGCACTGTCCCCCGCGGTGCTCGGATACTTCGTGTCACGGCGCGTCGAGGACCCCGAGGGTCTGACCAGCGAGGTCTTCCTTGCCGTGCTTCCCCGGCTGACCTCGGTCACCGGTGGGGTCAGCGGCCTGCGCAGCCTGGTCTTCTCCGTCGCCCACGCCCGCCACGTCGACGACGTCCGTCGGCGCAGTCGACAAGTGCCGACCGTCGGCTACGAGCCTGAGCTGGACACCCGGAGCAGCCCGGCCGCCGAGGACGCGGCGCTGGCCAACGACGCGCAGGCCAGGGCCATCGAGCTGCTCGCATCGCTGCCGCCGGACCAGGCCGAGGTGCTGAGGTTGCGCATTCTCGGCGACCTGTCACTGGAGCAGGTCAGCGAGATCATGGGCCGCAGCCAGGGTGCGATCAAGCAGCTCCAGCGCCGCGGCCTGCTCGCCCTGCGCGGTGTGTTGTCCGCCGGCGGGGTAACCCGATGA